One Triticum dicoccoides isolate Atlit2015 ecotype Zavitan chromosome 4B, WEW_v2.0, whole genome shotgun sequence genomic window carries:
- the LOC119295442 gene encoding NDR1/HIN1-like protein 10: MHPASSSSSAAHPPDGDRPNAKAPTPPGPAMGYPANAAPNPGNASSAYYAAAPPPVANGNGTAAFGVAYPYPAPPPHHHHHHPPPPPPYHHYHNHHNPYQAAPPPPPTCLRRLLALVVAAFLLLGAGTFIVWLLLRPRAPAFSLSALTLSRVAYSPANSSLSAAFDASLLADNPNSKLTISYSSLVAYVDLAPSSPIAVTSLAPFAQGPRNTTTLAFRLDVDGTYVGPDEAAALKSGNGGTMEVQVRLAAIAVFDRGGWRTRRRAMRVLCDGVPVTFRGKNATDAKFDGPARRCQVVL; encoded by the exons ATGCATCCCGCGTCCTCTTCCTCGTCAGCGGCGCACCCGCCCGACGGCGACCGCCCCAACGCCAAGGCCCCAACGCCTCCCGGCCCGGCCATGGGCTACCCCGCCAACGCCGCGCCCAACCCCGGCAACGCCAGCTCCGCCTactacgccgccgcgccgccccctgTCGCCAACGGCAACGGCACGGCCGCCTTCGGCGTCGCCTACCCCTACCCGGCCCCGcccccgcaccaccaccaccaccacccgcctccGCCCCCGCCCTACCACCACTACCACAACCACCACAACCCCTACCAG GCGgcccctccgccgccgcccaccTGCCTGCGCCGCCTCCTCGCGCTCGTCGtcgccgccttcctcctcctcggcgccGGCACCTTCATCGTCTGGCTCCTCCTCCGCCCCCGCGCGCCCGCCTTCTCCCTCTCCGCTCTCACGCTCTCCCGCGTCGCCTACTCCCCGGCCAActcctccctctccgccgccttcgACGCCTCGCTCCTCGCCGACAACCCCAACTCCAAGCTCACCATCTCCTACTCATCCCTCGTCGCTTACGTTGACCTCGCCCCCTCCTCCCCCATCGCCGTTACCTCCCTCGCGCCCTTCGCGCAGGGGCCCCGGAACACCACCACGCTCGCCTTCCGCCTCGACGTCGACGGGACCTATGTCGGGCCCGACGAGGCCGCCGCGCTCAAGAGCGGGAACGGGGGCACCATGGAGGTCCAGGTGAGGCTCGCGGCCATTGCCGTGTTCGATAGAGGGGGCTGGCGCACCCGCCGGAGGGCCATGAGGGTGTTGTGCGATGGAGTGCCTGTCACATTCCGTGGGAAGAACGCCACCGACGCAAAATTTGATGGCCCGGCACGCCGCTGCCAAGTCGTCTTGTGA
- the LOC119295443 gene encoding NDR1/HIN1-like protein 1: MSKDCGNHGEDDIRRTCRRFLAFLFFLALLVAVIALIVYLVLRPTHPRFYLQDASLRQLDVLTANASAAAGVLSTVLQVTVASRNPNDRVGVYYDRLDVYASYKYQQITLASALPPVYQGHGDVEVWSPVLSGPNVPFAPYLADALAKDVQAGYLILQVKIDGRVRWKVGSWISGHYHIFVTCPAFLIGTGGNGAPGANGLRFQTATYCHVEV; this comes from the coding sequence ATGAGCAAGGACTGCGGCAACCACGGCGAGGACGACATCCGGCGCACGTGCCGGCGCTTcctggccttcctcttcttcctggcCCTGCTGGTGGCCGTCATCGCCCTCATCGTCTACCTCGTCCTCCGCCCCACGCACCCGCGCTTCTACCTCCAGGACGCCTCGCTCCGGCAGCTGGACGTGCTCACCGCCAACGCCTCCGCCGCGGCGGGCGTGCTCTCCACCGTGCTCCAGGTCACCGTCGCCTCCCGCAACCCCAACGACCGCGTCGGCGTCTACTACGACCGCCTCGACGTCTACGCCTCCTACAAGTACCAGCAGATCACGCTGGCCTCCGCGCTCCCGCCGGTGTACCAGGGCCACGGCGACGTCGAGGTGTGGTCCCCGGTGCTCTCCGGCCCGAACGTCCCCTTCGCGCCCTACCTCGCCGACGCGCTCGCCAAGGACGTCCAGGCCGGGTACCTCATCCTCCAGGTGAAGATCGACGGCCGCGTCCGGTGGAAGGTGGGCAGCTGGATCTCCGGCCACTACCACATCTTCGTGACCTGCCCCGCCTTCCTCATCGGCACCGGCGGCAACGGCGCGCCCGGGGCCAACGGGCTCAGGTTCCAGACCGCCACCTACTGCCACGTCGAGGTCTAG